The nucleotide window TTTTCAGTAAAAGAGAAGTCTATCTCAATAATAATCCAGAAGTGGTTGAGACAATAATTTTTTTGCTGATTGATAATGCATTTAGATATTCAGAAAAAATGATTCACATAAAAATTTTCAGAAATGCAGTTGCGATTAGAAATGACTTCACAGAAATTGTTAAGGGCTCTGGATTGGGTTTACAGATCGCTGAGTATCTCTGTAGAACCAGTAAACTACAGCTAAAATACAGAGCAAAGGGTGAGCATTTTATAGTTCTTTTGATTTTTTAGGCATTTAAATATTAGATTAAACTATGGCTGAGGCAGTCTTAAAAAAGAAAAAATTCACCTATCAGGATTATCTTAACCTTCCAGATGAATTACGACATGAACTCATTGAAGGAGATTTAATCATTACACCTTCATCGAATATTAAACATCAGAGAATTTCAAGAAAAATTGAATTTTTAGTTGAAAGATATGTTACTGAAAATTCTCTTGGTGAGGTTTTTGATGCACCCTGCGATGTTTACCTCGATGATGAAAATGTTGTTCAGCCTGACATATTCTTCATATCAAAGGAAAGAGCTTCTATCATAGGAGAAAAAAAACATTCAGGGAGCACCAGACCTTGTAATAGAGATACTCTCTGAAGCATCAACCTACAGGGATTTGGTTCAAAAAAAGAAATTATATGCAAAATTCGGGGTAAAGGAATACTGGATTGTAGCTCCAGAGGATAAATTGATAGAAGTCTATGTTTTAAGAGAGCCAGGGCAGTATGAACTTAGACGCACCTATT belongs to Thermodesulfovibrio aggregans and includes:
- a CDS encoding Uma2 family endonuclease — its product is MAEAVLKKKKFTYQDYLNLPDELRHELIEGDLIITPSSNIKHQRISRKIEFLVERYVTENSLGEVFDAPCDVYLDDENVVQPDIFFISKERASIIGEKKHSGSTRPCNRDTL
- a CDS encoding Uma2 family endonuclease; the encoded protein is MLSEASTYRDLVQKKKLYAKFGVKEYWIVAPEDKLIEVYVLREPGQYELRRTYYEEDVIESEIIKGLKFPLKDIFN